A part of Larkinella insperata genomic DNA contains:
- a CDS encoding TlpA disulfide reductase family protein, with the protein MCCTTGGDENAVIEADLKDTHSFLEDKKLYIQNVETRELLDSVVVKEGKFRFTIKADKDFVPYPVRLVHTSGNANQPYFALGYTNPFKKNWYESIFYLERGKSTLERDTAYKPILQAPISLIFNDIQPQTAAAFRHMGLKKNPSQSPEIMASNTSLIRRYPYSLDLLSYLTQNSASFSDAEMKHFLSLFDESVRNAALYKNLETYNRYKMTGRGFPADVSLRKPDSTFSSSVLAPNKYNLVVFWASWCGPCRQEIPQLKTLHTRHKDRLAITSISIDSKDAQWKKALEQEKMPWNQFIASRDTSFIKLNKKYDLRAIPVWVLFDSENNLIDKQVGMDEGENSVDRRVAGLIAPRDAKR; encoded by the coding sequence TTGTGCTGCACCACGGGCGGTGATGAGAATGCGGTAATTGAAGCAGATTTAAAGGATACCCATTCGTTTCTGGAGGATAAAAAGCTTTACATCCAGAATGTAGAAACCAGAGAGCTTCTGGATTCAGTCGTTGTGAAAGAAGGCAAATTTCGGTTTACGATTAAAGCCGATAAAGATTTTGTGCCCTACCCGGTCCGTCTCGTGCATACGAGCGGCAATGCCAACCAGCCCTATTTTGCGTTAGGGTATACCAATCCGTTCAAGAAGAACTGGTATGAATCCATATTTTACCTGGAAAGGGGAAAAAGCACGCTGGAAAGAGATACAGCTTACAAGCCAATCTTGCAGGCTCCCATCAGTCTTATCTTCAACGATATCCAGCCCCAGACGGCTGCGGCCTTCCGGCACATGGGCTTGAAAAAGAACCCCTCGCAGTCGCCCGAAATCATGGCGTCAAACACATCCCTGATTCGTCGGTACCCTTACTCGCTCGACCTGCTCTCCTACCTGACTCAAAACAGCGCTTCGTTCAGCGACGCGGAAATGAAGCATTTTCTGTCTCTTTTCGATGAGTCCGTGAGAAATGCCGCCCTGTACAAAAATCTGGAAACGTACAACCGCTACAAAATGACCGGAAGAGGCTTTCCGGCCGATGTTTCGCTCCGGAAGCCGGATAGCACGTTTAGCTCGTCGGTATTGGCACCCAACAAATACAATCTGGTTGTTTTCTGGGCAAGCTGGTGCGGCCCCTGCCGGCAGGAAATACCGCAACTCAAGACTCTTCACACCAGACACAAAGACCGCCTGGCCATCACCAGCATTTCAATTGATTCGAAAGACGCCCAGTGGAAAAAGGCGTTGGAACAGGAGAAAATGCCCTGGAATCAATTTATAGCAAGCCGGGACACGTCTTTCATCAAACTAAACAAAAAATACGACCTGCGGGCTATTCCAGTCTGGGTGCTATTCGATTCAGAAAATAACTTAATCGACAAGCAGGTGGGTATGGACGAGGGAGAAAATTCCGTGGATCGGCGCGTGGCCGGCCTGATCGCCCCAAGGGACGCGAAACGTTAA
- a CDS encoding aminotransferase class V-fold PLP-dependent enzyme, translating to MTSRRTFFRQLSTAAAAPFVLPDFMTDAHRTLLQRLERAGSPQQIAQDEDFWSWIKAEYTVSPNILNLNNGGVSPQPKSVQDAHIRFYQYSNEAPTYYMWRILDQGRESLRAKLADLAGTSPDELAINRNATEGLNTIIFGLTLKPGDEVVLSRQDYPNMMNAWKQREKRDGIKLVWLDLKLPSENEDDLVRQYTSAFTSKTKIVHVTHLINWTGQIMPVRKIADAAHKRGIEVICDGAHSFAHLDYKVPELGCDYWATSLHKWLCAPFGSGMMYIRKEKIKNIWALLSNTDPDGADIRKFESLGTRSFASEMAIGTAVDFHLGIGAARKFTRLHYLKNYWAERVKDVSGVRLYTSLKPEFAGALAVVGIDGMKGPELESQLLGTYKLHTTPISLGDINGVRVTPHVYTTPKDLDRLVVAITELAGKQSLAGKQKKS from the coding sequence ATGACAAGTCGCCGTACCTTTTTCCGTCAGCTCAGCACAGCCGCTGCTGCCCCTTTTGTTTTACCGGACTTTATGACCGACGCCCACCGTACGCTGCTGCAACGGCTGGAACGGGCGGGCAGTCCGCAGCAAATCGCGCAGGACGAAGATTTCTGGTCGTGGATCAAAGCCGAATACACGGTTTCGCCCAACATCCTGAATCTAAACAACGGGGGCGTTAGTCCGCAGCCCAAATCGGTGCAGGATGCACACATTCGGTTCTACCAGTACAGCAACGAAGCTCCCACCTACTACATGTGGCGAATTCTGGACCAGGGCCGCGAATCACTGCGGGCCAAGCTGGCCGATCTGGCGGGCACTTCCCCGGACGAACTGGCCATCAACCGGAATGCCACCGAGGGCCTGAATACCATCATTTTCGGCCTGACGCTGAAACCCGGCGACGAGGTGGTTCTCTCCCGGCAGGATTACCCGAATATGATGAATGCCTGGAAACAGCGCGAAAAACGCGACGGTATCAAGCTCGTCTGGCTGGATCTGAAACTGCCTTCCGAAAACGAAGACGATCTGGTCCGGCAGTACACCAGTGCGTTTACCAGCAAAACCAAAATTGTGCACGTTACGCACCTGATCAACTGGACGGGGCAGATCATGCCCGTCCGGAAAATTGCCGATGCGGCTCATAAGCGGGGAATTGAGGTCATCTGCGACGGCGCACACAGCTTTGCGCACCTCGATTACAAAGTGCCCGAACTGGGCTGCGATTACTGGGCTACAAGCCTGCACAAATGGCTCTGCGCCCCCTTCGGCAGCGGGATGATGTACATCCGCAAAGAGAAAATCAAGAACATTTGGGCGCTGCTCTCCAATACCGATCCCGACGGGGCCGACATCCGGAAATTCGAGTCGCTCGGAACGCGTTCGTTTGCTTCAGAAATGGCCATCGGCACGGCGGTTGACTTTCACCTGGGCATTGGAGCTGCCCGGAAATTTACGCGGCTCCATTACCTGAAAAATTACTGGGCCGAAAGGGTGAAAGACGTCTCTGGCGTCCGGTTGTATACGTCCCTCAAGCCCGAATTTGCCGGGGCGCTGGCCGTGGTTGGCATCGACGGAATGAAGGGCCCCGAGCTGGAAAGCCAGCTGCTGGGTACCTACAAACTGCACACGACCCCCATTTCGCTGGGCGACATCAACGGCGTTCGCGTAACTCCTCACGTGTACACGACCCCCAAAGACCTCGATCGGCTGGTCGTCGCCATCACCGAACTGGCCGGAAAACAGAGTCTGGCCGGGAAACAAAAGAAGAGCTGA
- a CDS encoding sensor histidine kinase translates to MREITGVRRYELWFAIYVAVIYVIRRLIQEAGRIDDMVESLLRNSNGRPASVVLQDLERYNHTLHNNVPLIVGVLLFLLAWFVFHYLAYPAIQDGEQSEKTMLYAGLTVLLLLGSVASYHYLKWRPVFREDGFGGLLGIRLYSMYSKRNVLADTIGLGIIVFAYELISQLGYDLDRKYRKDFKFVSYLIWVPVAIFMLTFALFVQLPETLWRSSFAGTLLILATIIQIYLLQNVVYKSILPSVQDSRTTEFFGRVLVLLLLWLLLNLIVWGARTQFTYSGSGLNTGLLLVTLFAAGLMAVLRRITNKEKVQLQTQVSQTSAELAGLQSQINPHFLFNALNSLYSTALQENSEKTADGIQKLGDMMRFMLQENNRDRIPLEKEIEYLQNYIQLQRMRLDESHGIEIRVTISEPNRDISIAPMMLIPFVENAFKHGISLRNPSWIFITLTLDLTTLYFKVHNSRHPAPASDPERDRSGIGLENVRKRLELIYPGRYSLAIQASEQDYFVALTIRY, encoded by the coding sequence ATGCGGGAAATAACGGGAGTCCGGCGCTACGAATTATGGTTTGCGATCTACGTAGCGGTTATTTATGTGATTCGGCGGCTTATTCAGGAAGCAGGGCGTATTGACGATATGGTGGAATCGCTGCTGCGAAACAGCAACGGCAGGCCCGCGTCGGTCGTGCTCCAGGATCTGGAACGCTACAACCACACCCTCCACAACAATGTTCCGCTAATCGTTGGTGTGCTGCTGTTTCTGCTGGCCTGGTTTGTTTTCCACTACCTGGCATACCCGGCTATCCAGGATGGCGAACAGAGCGAGAAAACCATGCTCTACGCGGGTTTAACGGTTTTGTTGCTGTTGGGCAGTGTAGCCAGTTACCACTACCTGAAGTGGCGGCCCGTATTCAGGGAAGACGGTTTCGGCGGTTTGCTCGGCATCCGGCTCTATTCCATGTACAGCAAACGGAACGTGCTGGCCGACACCATTGGCCTGGGTATCATCGTATTCGCTTACGAACTGATCAGCCAGCTTGGCTACGATCTGGACCGGAAATACCGGAAGGACTTCAAATTCGTCAGTTACCTGATCTGGGTTCCCGTGGCTATTTTTATGCTGACCTTCGCGTTGTTTGTCCAGCTGCCCGAGACGTTATGGCGGAGTTCATTCGCCGGTACACTTCTGATTTTGGCAACCATCATCCAGATCTACCTGCTTCAGAATGTGGTCTATAAGTCGATTCTGCCTTCCGTACAGGATTCCCGCACGACTGAGTTCTTTGGGCGGGTGCTGGTCTTGCTGCTACTTTGGCTGCTGCTGAACCTGATCGTCTGGGGCGCCCGCACGCAGTTTACGTATTCCGGGTCGGGACTAAACACCGGTTTGCTGCTCGTTACCTTGTTTGCTGCGGGGCTGATGGCCGTGCTGCGCCGGATAACCAACAAAGAGAAAGTCCAGCTCCAGACGCAGGTCTCCCAGACTTCGGCAGAACTGGCGGGGCTGCAATCGCAGATTAATCCGCATTTCCTCTTCAACGCACTCAACAGCCTCTACAGCACGGCTTTGCAGGAAAACAGCGAAAAAACCGCCGACGGTATTCAGAAACTGGGCGACATGATGCGGTTTATGTTGCAGGAAAATAACCGGGACCGGATTCCGCTGGAGAAGGAAATCGAATACCTGCAAAATTACATCCAGCTTCAGCGAATGCGCCTGGACGAATCGCACGGAATTGAAATCCGGGTAACAATTTCGGAGCCAAACCGCGACATTTCCATCGCGCCCATGATGCTGATTCCGTTTGTCGAAAATGCCTTTAAACACGGTATCAGCCTGCGAAACCCGTCCTGGATTTTTATCACCTTGACATTGGACCTGACAACGCTTTATTTTAAAGTCCACAATTCGCGTCATCCGGCTCCGGCCAGCGACCCGGAACGGGATCGTTCGGGCATTGGGCTGGAAAACGTCAGGAAACGCCTGGAACTGATTTACCCCGGGCGCTATTCGCTGGCTATTCAGGCGTCGGAGCAGGATTATTTTGTGGCTTTAACCATTCGCTATTAA
- a CDS encoding LytR/AlgR family response regulator transcription factor: MLTAIAIDDEPQALEVIRLHAAKVPFLELKASFTDAFEAIPFLQKAKIDLIFLDIKMPDISGVEFVRCLPTAPMIVFTTAYSDYAVQGFELDAIDYLLKPFPLPRFLKACNKALDHKNARDGAGDEFIFVKTGYEEEKVWLDEIVYLEADGNYLTFVLKNRKLLSRQTMSDVLRMLPENQFVRVHRSYSVSLRKIEKMSRSEITVGGVRIPVGASYEENVAEMKTRLLKN, translated from the coding sequence ATGTTAACCGCAATTGCCATCGACGACGAACCGCAGGCCCTGGAGGTCATCCGGTTACATGCCGCCAAAGTGCCGTTCCTCGAACTGAAAGCCAGTTTTACCGACGCCTTCGAGGCCATTCCATTTTTACAGAAGGCTAAAATCGACCTGATTTTTCTGGATATCAAAATGCCGGATATTTCGGGAGTCGAGTTTGTCCGCTGCCTGCCCACCGCGCCGATGATTGTTTTTACCACGGCCTATTCCGACTACGCCGTGCAGGGGTTTGAACTGGATGCCATCGACTACCTGCTGAAACCGTTTCCGCTGCCCCGCTTTCTGAAAGCCTGCAACAAGGCGCTGGACCATAAAAACGCACGCGATGGAGCCGGAGATGAATTTATTTTCGTGAAAACCGGCTACGAAGAAGAGAAAGTCTGGCTGGACGAGATTGTATACCTGGAAGCCGACGGCAACTACCTGACGTTTGTGCTGAAAAACCGGAAGCTGCTCAGCCGCCAGACCATGTCGGATGTCCTGCGGATGCTGCCCGAGAATCAGTTTGTGCGCGTACACCGTTCCTACAGCGTTTCGCTCCGGAAAATTGAAAAAATGTCCCGGAGCGAAATTACCGTTGGCGGGGTGAGAATCCCCGTTGGCGCTTCCTACGAAGAAAACGTGGCGGAGATGAAAACCCGGCTCTTGAAGAATTAG
- a CDS encoding OsmC family protein, with amino-acid sequence MPTVQTTYLGDLRTEATHLQSGTRILTDAPTDNTGKGEAFSPTDLVATALGSCIITTMGIVARRDGIELPTSELSITKVMSKEAPRRISRIEIEIVMGPSDHFTEEYRAKMEHIAHTCPVAISLHPDLEQVVRFEWQEVEKVDA; translated from the coding sequence ATGCCTACAGTTCAAACCACTTACTTGGGTGACTTACGGACGGAAGCCACCCACCTGCAATCCGGCACCCGGATTCTGACCGACGCCCCCACCGACAACACCGGCAAAGGCGAAGCCTTCTCTCCTACCGACCTGGTAGCCACCGCGTTAGGGAGCTGCATCATCACCACGATGGGCATCGTAGCCCGGCGCGACGGCATTGAACTGCCGACCAGCGAACTGAGCATTACCAAGGTGATGTCGAAAGAAGCCCCCCGGCGGATTTCCCGGATTGAGATTGAAATTGTGATGGGGCCGTCGGATCATTTTACAGAGGAATACCGCGCCAAGATGGAACACATCGCCCACACCTGCCCGGTAGCCATCAGCCTGCACCCGGACCTGGAGCAGGTGGTGCGGTTTGAGTGGCAGGAAGTAGAAAAAGTCGACGCCTGA
- the lipA gene encoding lipoyl synthase: MIELPVIPSEQQRKKRPDWLRVKLPIGPEYAKVRKLVDTYKLHTICESGNCPNMGECWGAGTATFMILGNVCTRSCTFCAVATGRPNEYDTDEPRRVAEAILLMKVKHAVITSVNRDELKDRGAEIWYQTVKAVKEVSPTTTIETLIPDTKGNWEALTRMIEAGQEVVSHNMETVERLYRRVRPQARYERSLEQIRRTKDFGQRTKSGIMLGLGETVDEVLKAMDDLVANGLDILTLGQYLQPTKMHHEVIEWIHPDTFAMYREEGLKRGLKYVESGPLVRSSYHAERHVNV, from the coding sequence ATGATCGAACTTCCCGTAATACCCTCCGAACAACAGCGAAAAAAACGTCCCGACTGGCTACGGGTGAAACTGCCCATTGGCCCCGAATATGCCAAGGTTCGCAAGCTCGTTGATACCTATAAATTACATACCATCTGCGAAAGCGGTAATTGTCCGAACATGGGGGAGTGCTGGGGTGCCGGCACGGCCACGTTCATGATTCTGGGCAACGTCTGCACGCGAAGCTGTACCTTCTGCGCCGTGGCAACCGGCCGCCCGAATGAGTACGATACCGACGAACCCCGCCGGGTAGCGGAGGCCATCCTGCTGATGAAGGTTAAACACGCCGTTATCACGTCGGTAAACCGCGATGAACTGAAAGACCGGGGTGCCGAAATCTGGTACCAGACCGTTAAGGCGGTGAAGGAAGTGTCGCCGACCACCACCATCGAAACGCTGATTCCGGATACTAAGGGTAACTGGGAGGCCCTGACCCGGATGATCGAAGCCGGTCAGGAAGTGGTTTCACACAATATGGAAACCGTTGAACGGCTTTACCGCCGGGTTCGTCCGCAGGCCCGCTACGAACGCAGTCTGGAGCAGATTCGCCGGACGAAAGACTTTGGTCAGCGCACCAAGTCGGGCATCATGCTCGGTCTGGGCGAAACCGTCGACGAAGTTCTGAAAGCGATGGATGATCTGGTGGCGAACGGCCTGGATATTCTGACGCTGGGTCAGTATCTGCAACCGACCAAAATGCACCACGAAGTCATTGAGTGGATTCACCCCGACACGTTTGCCATGTACCGCGAAGAAGGACTGAAACGGGGACTCAAATACGTGGAATCTGGCCCGCTGGTGCGTTCCTCGTACCATGCTGAACGTCACGTAAACGTTTAA
- a CDS encoding lycopene cyclase family protein, with protein sequence MKRYDFIIAGGGMAGLSLAYYLSQSPLRDRSILILDKESKTRNDRTWCFWEENPGPFEPILYRKWDTVEFFGTTYQGLLDIGRFQYKMLRGIDFYDHIQHHLAQFPSIEIRQATVNRVKDTPQGGFVIADDEPYMASYVFDSTHALKLDQPENHNLLQHFKGWTIKTEKPCFDPNRPCMMDFRVEQHNDCRFVYILPVDERTALVEYTIFNDQLLSDEQYETALCSYIDRFLDTGTYTIQEKEFGVIPMSDEPTTERPGRHVVRIGTAGGYTKPSTGYTFQRTQRYLHEIVQNLVRNGKPKRRKPWLRQGFKMFMDSVLLNVLQYRRHPADDVFTRLYENNAPAQIFRFLDEDTTFAEDLRIMSSVPIGPFTIAAFDVIRKRVIRAYPDGIRPRIRQRQRPASD encoded by the coding sequence ATGAAACGATACGACTTCATCATTGCCGGGGGAGGAATGGCCGGATTGAGTCTGGCTTACTACCTGAGCCAGTCGCCCCTTCGTGACCGTTCCATTCTGATTCTTGACAAAGAAAGCAAAACCCGTAACGACCGGACCTGGTGCTTCTGGGAAGAAAATCCGGGGCCGTTTGAACCGATTTTATACCGAAAGTGGGACACCGTCGAGTTTTTCGGAACCACCTACCAGGGCCTGCTCGATATCGGTCGTTTTCAGTATAAAATGCTGCGGGGAATTGATTTTTACGACCACATCCAGCACCACCTCGCCCAGTTTCCTTCCATCGAAATCCGGCAGGCCACCGTCAACCGCGTGAAAGACACCCCCCAGGGCGGGTTTGTCATTGCCGACGACGAACCGTACATGGCCAGTTACGTGTTCGACAGCACTCACGCGCTGAAGCTCGACCAGCCCGAAAACCACAACTTGCTGCAACATTTCAAGGGCTGGACCATCAAAACCGAGAAACCGTGTTTTGACCCAAACCGCCCGTGTATGATGGATTTTCGGGTGGAGCAGCACAACGACTGCCGGTTTGTTTACATTCTTCCGGTCGACGAGCGAACGGCGTTGGTGGAATACACCATTTTTAACGATCAGCTGCTGTCGGACGAACAGTACGAAACGGCTTTGTGCAGCTACATCGACCGGTTTCTGGATACTGGAACCTACACCATCCAGGAAAAAGAATTCGGCGTCATTCCCATGTCCGATGAACCCACCACCGAACGACCCGGCCGGCACGTCGTCCGGATTGGAACGGCCGGTGGCTACACCAAACCGTCGACTGGCTATACCTTTCAGCGGACGCAGCGGTACCTTCACGAAATTGTTCAGAATCTGGTCCGGAATGGCAAGCCCAAACGCCGGAAGCCGTGGCTCCGGCAGGGTTTCAAGATGTTCATGGACAGCGTCCTGCTGAATGTGCTGCAATACCGCCGTCACCCCGCCGATGATGTATTCACCCGTTTGTACGAAAACAACGCACCCGCGCAGATTTTCCGGTTTCTGGACGAAGACACCACCTTTGCCGAAGACCTCAGAATCATGAGCAGCGTCCCGATCGGCCCCTTCACCATTGCCGCTTTCGACGTCATCCGCAAGCGGGTCATTCGCGCTTATCCGGACGGAATCCGCCCCCGAATCAGGCAGCGGCAGCGACCCGCCAGTGACTAA
- a CDS encoding DUF7133 domain-containing protein codes for MRRRVYSIYLLGVGLLGLVGFVAMREESPSPVRTPAEELATFQLEPGLKIQLVAAEPMVQDPVVITFDEDGRLWVVEMRGFMPNMDGTGEERPIGRISVLEDTNGDGQMDASHVYLDSLVLPRALALVPGGALVVENSALWLTQDRNGDLKADTKTLIDPQYAGSGLPEHAGNGLWRSMDNWYYNAKSRLRYRLNNGKWERDSTEFRGQWGISHDDEGRLYYNYNWSQLHGDLVPPNYLSRNKNHTPTTGIDHGLTIDRRVYPIRPTPAVNRGYIPGTLDNEGRLREFTAACSPLVYRGTALPQEYSGNVFVCEPAGNLIKRNRMEKNGIMRSAQDPHPGREFLASTDERFRPVHQATGPDGALYVADMYRGLIQHKAYVTPYLREQTVNRGLVLPVNRGRIWRIVPENWKPAKPVKLSKASSKELIRELSSPDGWHRDMAQRLLVERNDKTVRPALLDLARKGKNPFGRFHALWTLDGLKGNDAKTLFGLLDDPDPLIKTTALRLLEPMAKADPTVRTQLQTHLLKSWQTAPIEQILQMTFTAGSLEPAAAHSLLAGIASRYGGTALIRDAAMSSLYNGEFAFLQTLLKNPEWQAHEPAREIFLEMLTTSIARKRNPAELTALLTLLDKETLGWQEKAVLTSLAIQGGTTKKPIQLASAPGILTRADSGIEPARLASLAALFEWPGHAAVKVGEQKKNPLNDDEQKLFASGRQLYLSTCSGCHGTDGSGLNRFGPPLVGSDWVLGDEKRLALILLHGMEGPVEVAKKVYNVPDILPVMPSHSTMDDNSITAILMYIRNEWGNNAGPISRRTVGMTRVTSQGRVVPWTAKELNDYMLGTKTTSGK; via the coding sequence ATGCGTCGGCGCGTTTACTCGATTTATCTGCTTGGGGTTGGCCTTCTGGGTCTGGTAGGATTTGTAGCAATGCGGGAGGAGAGCCCTTCGCCGGTCCGGACACCCGCCGAAGAACTGGCCACGTTCCAGTTGGAACCGGGTCTGAAAATTCAGCTTGTTGCGGCCGAGCCGATGGTGCAGGACCCGGTTGTGATTACGTTTGATGAAGACGGGCGACTGTGGGTGGTCGAAATGCGCGGCTTCATGCCCAACATGGACGGCACCGGCGAAGAACGACCCATTGGCCGCATCTCGGTGCTGGAAGACACCAACGGCGACGGACAGATGGACGCCAGCCATGTTTACCTCGACAGCCTGGTGCTGCCCCGCGCTCTGGCGCTGGTACCGGGCGGGGCGCTGGTCGTCGAAAACAGCGCCCTGTGGCTGACCCAGGACCGCAACGGCGATCTGAAGGCCGATACCAAAACCCTGATTGACCCGCAGTATGCCGGCAGTGGCCTGCCCGAACATGCCGGCAACGGCCTCTGGCGGAGCATGGATAACTGGTATTACAACGCCAAATCGCGGCTTCGCTACCGGCTCAACAACGGAAAATGGGAGCGCGACAGCACTGAATTCCGAGGGCAGTGGGGCATCAGCCACGACGACGAAGGACGGCTTTATTACAACTACAACTGGTCGCAGCTCCACGGCGATCTGGTACCGCCCAACTACCTTTCCCGCAACAAAAACCATACACCCACCACCGGCATTGACCACGGTTTGACCATCGATCGGCGGGTGTATCCGATTCGGCCAACGCCCGCGGTTAATCGCGGCTACATTCCCGGTACGCTCGATAACGAAGGGCGGTTACGCGAATTTACGGCGGCCTGTTCGCCCCTGGTCTACCGGGGAACGGCGTTGCCGCAGGAATATTCCGGCAATGTGTTTGTCTGCGAGCCAGCGGGCAACCTGATCAAGCGCAACCGGATGGAAAAAAATGGCATCATGCGGAGCGCCCAGGACCCGCATCCCGGCCGGGAATTTCTGGCGTCGACCGACGAACGGTTTCGGCCCGTTCACCAGGCTACCGGTCCGGACGGGGCGCTGTACGTGGCCGACATGTACCGGGGCCTGATTCAGCATAAAGCGTACGTGACGCCTTACCTGCGCGAACAGACCGTCAACCGGGGGCTGGTGTTGCCGGTCAACCGGGGCCGAATCTGGCGGATTGTACCCGAAAACTGGAAGCCCGCCAAACCGGTCAAACTGTCGAAAGCCTCCTCGAAGGAGCTGATCCGGGAGTTGTCGAGCCCCGACGGCTGGCACCGGGATATGGCCCAGCGGCTGTTGGTAGAGCGCAACGACAAAACCGTGCGCCCGGCGCTGCTGGATCTGGCCCGTAAAGGTAAAAATCCGTTCGGGCGGTTTCACGCACTCTGGACGCTGGACGGCCTGAAAGGAAACGACGCCAAAACTCTTTTCGGCTTGCTGGATGATCCGGACCCGCTCATCAAAACAACGGCTCTGCGGCTATTGGAACCAATGGCGAAAGCCGACCCAACCGTTCGGACGCAACTCCAAACGCACCTGCTGAAAAGCTGGCAAACTGCGCCGATTGAGCAGATTCTTCAGATGACCTTTACCGCCGGAAGTCTGGAGCCGGCGGCTGCGCATTCGTTGCTGGCCGGTATTGCCAGCCGGTACGGGGGCACGGCGCTGATTCGGGATGCCGCCATGAGTAGCCTTTACAACGGGGAATTTGCCTTCTTGCAAACCCTGCTGAAAAACCCGGAGTGGCAGGCCCACGAACCGGCGCGGGAAATTTTTCTGGAGATGCTGACGACGTCCATCGCCCGAAAACGAAACCCGGCCGAACTCACCGCCCTGCTGACATTGCTGGACAAAGAGACGCTGGGCTGGCAGGAAAAAGCCGTGCTGACGAGTTTGGCTATTCAGGGAGGCACAACGAAGAAACCAATCCAACTGGCGTCGGCACCCGGCATCCTGACCCGGGCTGATTCGGGCATTGAACCGGCCCGGCTGGCCTCGCTGGCTGCGTTGTTCGAATGGCCCGGTCATGCGGCTGTCAAAGTGGGCGAACAGAAAAAGAATCCGCTGAACGACGACGAGCAGAAACTCTTTGCGTCGGGGCGGCAACTCTACCTGAGCACCTGCTCCGGCTGCCACGGAACCGACGGGAGCGGGCTAAACCGGTTTGGCCCTCCGCTGGTGGGGTCGGATTGGGTGCTGGGCGACGAAAAACGACTGGCCCTCATCCTGCTGCATGGCATGGAAGGACCGGTGGAAGTGGCCAAAAAAGTATACAACGTGCCGGATATCTTGCCGGTTATGCCGTCGCATTCGACCATGGACGACAATTCCATCACCGCCATTTTGATGTACATCCGGAATGAGTGGGG